In one Drosophila albomicans strain 15112-1751.03 chromosome X, ASM965048v2, whole genome shotgun sequence genomic region, the following are encoded:
- the LOC117570838 gene encoding uncharacterized protein LOC117570838, whose protein sequence is MNPARVRQPRIMHPHPDLQRVRNEERPHHDYDRFIPPLVAARLQLENPLDVARFVQNLRIILQRQRVHFDMGDGDGVHVWSLRTPPRSTDQDGGGDEMRQEQQHPHPLTVNAELRLLVQADDVLI, encoded by the coding sequence ATGAATCCAGCACGAGTGCGTCAGCCACGCATCATGCATCCGCATCCGGATCTGCAGAGGGTGCGAAATGAGGAGAGACCACATCATGACTATGATCGTTTCATACCGCCGCTGGTGGCAGCTCGACTACAGCTTGAGAATCCCTTGGATGTGGCACGATTCGTGCAGAATTTACGCATCATCTTACAGCGTCAACGTGTCCACTTCGATATGGGTGACGGCGACGGTGTTCATGTTTGGAGCTTGCGGACACCGCCACGTTCCACCGATCAGGATGGCGGTGGCGATGAGATGagacaagagcagcaacatccACATCCATTGACTGTGAACGCCGAGTTGAGGCTTCTTGTGCAGGCAGACGATGTGCTCATCTGA
- the LOC117577967 gene encoding protein transport protein SEC24-like — protein sequence MEVKCSTLNPEAKVFEPRSGNVFTYDETWKDQDEAFDQQQPQQQQQQQPLAMQPQTQPQYFWVPVDQQSAMNGVYLHVYPTLTTATAQQSTTGTVYYPQQSGDGVFYPQQQQQQQPQVVYQQVAAPQPQTAAPNSLPTYQQQCSMPNVYQQQEQEQQNLTSQATQEIFLPTSSTSTSASSYQQVPQVYQALPQHITQQIAQQLPQALPEQLTQQMTQQIPQQLPQQMPQQLSQQLPQSMPQQVPQLLPMQQQLPQELSQQLPQSLPQSLPQSVSQSLPQSVSQSLPQSMPQSLPQSMPQSLPQSLPQSLPQSLSQSLPQSLPQSLSPTVPIYQSMPLPYVVAPTADGAQLKQGFLSSSKLRQQTPSPSAYEQPQVLQVPQQQQQPQHFYQQQPPLQTISHLYWNQVILSTMLSILLDERQPLCYAYILRKLSLRLCCHEELMKRLVPYVMYEAASKGYVRRVDGNFILATTLLDNEPKMH from the coding sequence ATGGAAGTCAAATGTTCCACACTCAATCCGGAAGCGAAAGTTTTTGAGCCACGCTCTGGCAATGTGTTCACTTATGATGAAACGTGGAAGGATCAGGATGAGGCGTTTGatcagcagcaaccacagcaacaacagcagcagcaaccacttGCAATGCAGCCACAAACGCAACCACAATACTTTTGGGTGCCAGTTGATCAGCAATCGGCTATGAATGGCGTCTATTTGCATGTCTATCCAACactaacaacagcaacagcacagcaATCGACAACTGGCACCGTTTACTATCCACAGCAATCTGGCGATGGAGTCTTCTatccacaacagcagcaacaacaacagccacaggTGGTCTATCAGCAAGTGGCAGCCCCACAGCCACAGACGGCAGCACCGAATTCCCTGCCAACTTATCAGCAGCAGTGTTCAATGCCCAATGTCTatcagcagcaagagcaagagcaacagaaTTTGACATCGCAAGCAACTCAGGAGATTTTTCTGCCGACTTCGTCGACATCGACGTCTGCGTCAAGCTATCAGCAAGTGCCGCAAGTCTATCAGGCGCTGCCACAGCACATAACCCAACAAATAGCTCAACAGTTGCCCCAAGCATTGCCAGAGCAGTTAACACAACAAATGACTCAACAAATACCTCAGCAGTTGCCTCAACAAATGCCTCAACAGTTGTCTCAACAATTGCCTCAATCGATGCCACAGCAAGTGCCACAACTATTGCctatgcaacaacaattgccacaGGAATTAAGTCAACAGTTGCCCCAATCGCTGCCTCAATCACTGCCGCAATCGGTGTCTCAATCGCTGCCGCAATCGGTGTCTCAATCGCTGCCTCAATCAATGCCTCAATCACTACCCCAATCAATGCCTCAATCACTACCCCAATCGCTGCCTCAATCGCTGCCTCAATCGCTGTCTCAATCGCTGCCTCAATCGCTGCCTCAATCGCTGTCTCCGACCGTGCCCATCTATCAGAGCATGCCGCTGCCTTATGTGGTTGCCCCCACAGCTGATGGAGCTCAGTTGAAGCAAGGCTTTCTCTCCTCATCGAAGCTCCGTCAGCAGACGCCATCGCCGTCAGCTTACGAGCAGCCACAAGTGTTGCAagtgccacaacaacaacaacaaccacagcacttctatcaacagcagccgccGTTGCAGACCATTTCGCATTTGTATTGGAACCAGGTGATCTTGTCCACCATGTTGTCCATTCTGCTAGATGAGAGACAACCTCTTTGCTACGCTTACATTCTGCGCAAATTGTCGTTGCGTCTCTGTTGCCATGAGGAGCTGATGAAGCGTCTCGTTCCCTACGTCATGTACGAGGCAGCCAGCAAGGGTTATGTGCGACGTGTCGATGGCAACTTCATTTTGGCCACAACTCTGCTCGACAACGAGCCAAAGATGCACTAG
- the LOC117571895 gene encoding uncharacterized protein LOC117571895 produces the protein MLKDQPTFKEVAKVFIVGLALRSYIADGDGQQRRTCFGHELSRRICIAANRHRPSTRYRLLKFMSPERLKDYDMRHKEQRDLRQVAHEFASKSGRDGGGDATPLNQKHNQ, from the exons ATGCTTAAGGATCAGCCGACATTCAAAGAGGTGGCCAAGGTCTTTATAGTTG GATTAGCATTACGCTCGTATATTGCCGATGGCGATGGACAGCAGCGTCGCACCTGCTTCGGTCACGAGCTGTCGCGTCGCATTTGCATCGCCGCCAATCGCCATCGACCGAGCACGCGTTATCGCCTGCTGAAGTTCATGTCGCCGGAGCGTCTCAAGGACTACGATATGCGTCACAAGGAGCAACGTGATCTCAGGCAAGTGGCTCACGAATTTGCCAGCAAAAGTGGACGTGATGGCGGTGGAGATGCGACGCCATTAAATCAAAAGCACAATCAGTAA
- the LOC117572442 gene encoding uncharacterized protein LOC117572442, translating into MRQNNPNQAPRRKLIPHLFTNILNVIAESDRPLTQHEIVEAVSERLERSDEELKRQITVNLHDAIIYGYLKVRNYRYSIVPSHSEPNEQREPQEQGSSTHQNVDSWQEKTI; encoded by the coding sequence ATGCGACAGAATAATCCAAATCAGGCGCCAAGGCGTAAACTTATTCCCCATCTATTCACCAACATACTGAATGTGATTGCCGAATCGGATCGGCCCCTGACCCAGCATGAGATCGTCGAGGCCGTTTCCGAGCGTCTGGAGCGCTCTGATGAGGAGCTAAAACGCCAGATAACTGTCAATCTGCACGATGCCATCATCTATGGCTATCTGAAAGTACGCAATTATCGCTACTCAATCGTCCCGAGTCATTCGGAGCCAAATGAGCAGCGTGAGCCGCAAGAGCAAGGAAGCTCAACGCATCAAAATGTGGACAGTTGGCAGGAGAAAACCATTTGA
- the LOC117577778 gene encoding probable serine/threonine-protein kinase yakA, whose product MHMASGHMERSITRNAGNRHSNQQQQQQQQQQHNTHTHHGLGFGHGDHNDGNGNNMSIFCRHFADYPSHGNLSVNNMRSWSSWSLQQQQPEEQQQQQQPQQLASSNIWSSATGNFDLPSTRSHQLNVRAPSFTPASARAATNTALGLSSRRVTYQQQQQQQHHQHQQQQEQHHQQHPQIMPSQSQPQLPSQHNSRNLTERQSGRRQQLPDLFQTVLKLMRELNRSVSYPEIIGMLSNRLQRLPVELKRHIPHTLHGAVVNGYLRKDGNYYTLLSEQEQKEIMKRNQEAAKRAKELEKEPLSWRIR is encoded by the coding sequence ATGCACATGGCGTCAGGGCATATGGAACGCAGCATTACTCGCAATGCTGGCAATCGTCACagcaatcaacaacaacaacagcagcagcagcagcagcacaacactCATACGCACCATGGGCTGGGCTTTGGACATGGCGACCACAAtgatggcaatggcaacaacatgTCGATATTTTGCCGACACTTTGCCGATTATCCAAGCCATGGCAATTTGAGTGTGAACAATATGCGCTCCTGGTCCAGCTGGAgtctacagcagcagcagccagaggagcaacaacagcagcagcaaccacaacagttggccagcagcaacatttggTCGTCGGCAACAGGAAATTTCGATTTGCCATCGACACGATCGCATCAATTGAATGTACGAGCGCCAAGTTTTACGCCAGCTAGCGCCAGAGCTGCCACAAATACAGCTCTTGGTCTATCCTCTAGACGTGTGACctatcaacagcaacagcaacagcaacatcatcaacatcagcagcagcaagagcaacatcatcagcagcatccACAGATCATGCCAAGTCAATCGCAACCACAATTGCCATCGCAGCATAATTCGCGTAATCTGACCGAACGTCAGAGCGGACGTCGTCAACAGTTGCCGGATCTATTTCAAACGGTTTTGAAACTGATGCGTGAACTGAATCGTTCGGTTAGCTATCCCGAAATAATTGGCATGCTATCGAATCGCTTGCAACGTTTGCCGGTGGAACTGAAGCGTCACATTCCACACACGTTGCACGGCGCCGTTGTCAATGGATATTTGCGCAAGGATGGCAACTATTATACGCTACTCTCGGAGCAGGAGCAAAAGGAGATCATGAAACGCAACCAGGAGGCGGCCAAGCGGGCTAAGGAGCTCGAAAAGGAGCCGCTCTCATGGCGCATACGCtag